A portion of the Oxobacter pfennigii genome contains these proteins:
- a CDS encoding IS21 family transposase, giving the protein MTIPKPLQEGRKLTVSFPQSNAAYCQVFRGENQECLLQGLQNIMKYMSKVPFRMIFDNLAAAVAHIGSGKDRTLTEGFKQFVEHYGIEPVFCNTSAGWEKGNVECKVGYERRNMFVPVPTILDFYQFNKKLFECCEKDIERKHYQKKLLIAELFEADRQAMLPLQWSSFFVTP; this is encoded by the coding sequence ATGACAATTCCCAAACCCTTGCAGGAAGGCCGTAAACTCACAGTATCCTTTCCACAAAGCAATGCAGCATACTGCCAAGTATTCCGTGGTGAAAACCAGGAGTGTCTGCTGCAAGGACTGCAAAACATTATGAAATATATGAGCAAAGTGCCATTTAGGATGATCTTTGATAACCTGGCAGCTGCAGTTGCACATATTGGCAGTGGCAAAGATAGAACTTTAACTGAAGGATTCAAACAGTTTGTTGAACACTATGGGATAGAGCCGGTTTTCTGCAACACTTCTGCCGGCTGGGAAAAAGGTAATGTAGAATGCAAAGTCGGCTATGAACGACGGAACATGTTTGTTCCAGTTCCTACAATATTGGACTTTTACCAGTTCAACAAGAAGCTCTTTGAATGTTGTGAAAAAGATATAGAGCGAAAACACTATCAAAAGAAATTGCTCATTGCAGAACTCTTTGAAGCAGATAGACAGGCTATGCTGCCTTTGCAGTGGTCAAGCTTTTTTGTAACACCTTGA